From Pagrus major chromosome 9, Pma_NU_1.0, the proteins below share one genomic window:
- the fign gene encoding fidgetin, translated as MQWTPEHTQWAEQHFDISSTTRSPAHKVEAYRGHLQRTYQYAWANDDISALTASNLLKKYAEKYSGILEGPNERALLCSYSDSTTGLMNGRKSENESWQEGIYPMNCAPDVISVSKAGMTAALPPTDVSASIGSSPGVASSLSEPSYSSSNCGSHTATTLHSGLPSQEYTASYNGSYLHSSYSGQSTPALPSPHPSPLHSAGLLQPPPPPPPPTLVPSYNAGSPNLPSYNYPPTGYPSQTAVGPGYSPGGAPPPSAYLPSGIAAPTPIPPSTLPGYTYQSHNHTPIAPTPLNGSTSNSLKRKAFYMSGHGDMDSSFGNFNYNQQRSSHSPMYRLADSSITDSNRGNGFDRNVEAASLAFKPTKQPMSSDQQRKFIIHSGRALTPPSYGSTKSSVGDLRTGEPYGKFGSPIMSEQTEEHRQHLSHSLTGPDIGTATSSIHAAEEQLKNSDSNLVEMVTTEILQQGPPVDWNDIAGLDMAKAAIKEEILWPILRPDMFSGLATLPRSLLLFGPQGTGRTLLAHCMASQLGAAFLRLSSSALVTKWLGEGDKIIQASFLVARCRQPAVVFIREVDLLLSSQLSEESPVNRLKAELLMQLDSILTSAEDHVLVVCSTNKPEEIPESLRRYFAKRLLIPLPDGTARHQIISQLLSQHNYCISDKEMSLLVQRTEGFSGLDVAQLCQEAVVGPLHGIPGTDLSSIHPTQMRPVSYQDFDNVFCKFQPSISQKELDMYTEWNKMFGCSQ; from the coding sequence ATGCAGTGGACCCCAGAGCACACACAATGGGCAGAGCAACACTTTGACATCTCATCCACTACCCGCTCGCCAGCACACAAAGTAGAGGCCTACCGGGGGCACTTACAGCGAACGTACCAGTACGCATGGGCAAATGATGACATCTCTGCACTGACTGCCTCCAATCTGCTTAAGAAATATGCAGAGAAGTACTCTGGGATCCTTGAGGGCCCAAATGAAAGAGCCCTGCTGTGTTCCTACTCTGATAGCACCACTGGACTCATGAATGGACGAAAGTCAGAGAATGAGTCCTGGCAGGAGGGGATTTACCCAATGAACTGTGCTCCAGATGTTATATCTGTGAGCAAAGCTGGAATGACAGCTGCCCTACCCCCTACAGATGTGTCGGCTAGCATAGGCAGCTCCCCAGGGGTGGCCAGCAGCTTGTCTGAGCCGAGCTATTCCAGCAGTAACTGTGGGAGCCACACAGCCACTACCCTCCACTCGGGCCTCCCCTCTCAGGAATATACTGCCAGCTACAACGGCTCCTACCTGCATTCAAGCTATAGCGGCCAGAGTACCCCAGCCCTCCCCTCCCCACACCCCTCTCCTTTGCACAGTGCCGGGCTCTTACAACCACCACCCCCGCCTCCTCCCCCTACCTTAGTGCCGAGCTACAACGCCGGGTCTCCAAACCTTCCCAGCTACAATTATCCTCCAACAGGGTATCCTTCTCAGACTGCTGTTGGCCCTGGTTATAGCCCTGGGGGAGCGCCCCCTCCTTCCGCTTATCTACCGTCTGGTATTGCAGCTCCTACACCAATCCCTCCTTCCACACTGCCTGGCTACACCTACCAGTCCCATAATCATACACCAATTGCACCAACACCTTTGAATGGCAGCACATCCAACTCATTAAAACGAAAAGCTTTCTACATGAGTGGACATGGAGATATGGACTCTAGCTTTGGTAATTTCAACTACAACCAACAGCGCTCTTCACACAGTCCAATGTACAGACTTGCAGACAGCAGTATCACAGACTCAAACAGGGGCAATGGCTTTGACAGGAACGTTGAGGCGGCCTCTTTAGCGTTCAAGCCAACCAAACAGCCGATGTCCTCTGATCAACAAAGAAAATTTATAATACACTCTGGCAGAGCACTAACTCCTCCATCCTATGGATCAACCAAAAGCTCTGTGGGTGATCTCAGAACTGGTGAGCCCTACGGCAAGTTTGGATCCCCCATCATGAGCGAGCAAACTGAAGAGCACAGACAGCACCTCTCTCACTCCCTAACAGGGCCTGACATTGGTACGGCTACCTCGTCCATCCATGCTGCAGAGGAACAACTGAAGAACAGTGACTCCAACCTGGTGGAGATGGTGACCACAGAAATCCTTCAGCAGGGCCCTCCAGTCGACTGGAACGACATCGCGGGTCTGGATATGGCCAAGGCAGCCATCAAAGAGGAGATACTATGGCCCATTTTAAGGCCAGATATGTTTAGTGGACTTGCCACATTACCTCGGAGCCTCCTTTTATTCGGACCTCAGGGAACTGGTAGAACGCTGCTGGCCCACTGCATGGCCAGCCAGCTGGGGGCTGCCTTCTTGCGACTCAGCAGCTCAGCTCTGGTGACCAAGTGGCTCGGGGAAGGCGATAAGATCATCCAGGCTTCTTTCCTGGTGGCCCGGTGTCGCCAGCCGGCTGTGGTGTTCATCAGAGAGGTGGACCTGCTGCTGTCGTCCCAGCTCAGTGAGGAGAGCCCAGTGAATCGCCTCAAGGCTGAGCTCCTCATGCAGCTTGACAGTATTCTGACCTCTGCTGAGGACCATGTCCTCGTGGTCTGCTCCACCAATAAGCCTGAAGAGATCCCAGAGTCCCTACGGAGGTACTTTGCCAAGCGACTGCTCATCCCCTTGCCTGATGGGACAGCACGACACCAGATAATCAGCCAACTGCTCTCACAGCACAACTACTGTATTAGTGACAAAGAGATGTCACTACTAGTTCAGAGGACAGAGGGCTTTTCGGGACTGGACGTGGCCCAGCTGTGTCAGGAAGCCGTGGTAGGTCCTCTCCATGGCATTCCTGGTACCGACCTGTCAAGCATCCATCCCACTCAGATGAGGCCGGTCTCCTACCAAGACTTTGACAATGTGTTTTGCAAATTCCAACCCAGCATATCACAGAAAGAACTTGACATGTACACTGAGTGGAATAAAATGTTTGGTTGTAGTCAATGA